In the Streptomyces spororaveus genome, CCATGTACGCCCTCTACATCGGCGTGGCCGGCGTCCTGCTCGCGCTCCAGGTCGAGGACATCGATCCGGCGAACAAAGTGGCGAACTTCGGCCTGATCGCGGGGGTCTCGGCGATCTTCGCCACGGTCTTCAACCCCGTCGCGGGCGCCCTGTCCGACCGCAGCGGACGGCGCAACCCCTGGATCCTCGGCGGTGGACTCGCCGCCGTACCGGCGATGTTCCTGCTGGGCCTAGCCGATACGATCCTGCTGATCACGATCGCCTGGTGCCTCGGGCAGGCCGTCATGAACGTCTACCAGGCGGCCATCACCTCCGTGGTCCCCGACCGGGTGCCCCTGGACGCCCGCGGCAAGGCCTCCGCGGCCGTCGGACTCGGCCTGCCCTTCGGCTCCACCCTCGGCGCACTCATCGGGGCCGCCTTCTCCGAGGACTACCGCACCGGATACCTCGTCTTCGGCGCGCTGGTGGCGGGCGCCGCCGTGCTCTTCACCGCCTGCGGCCGCGAGCAGCGGCTCCCGGCCCGCGCCCCGATGCCCGTCAGGGAACAGTTCGCCGCCTTCACCAGCGCGCTGCGCGACCACGACTTCCGGTGGGCCTTCATCGGGCGGGCGCTGCTCGTCCTCGGCTACTTCGCGGTGAGCGGGTACCAGCTCTACATCCTGCAGGACCACACCGTGCTGCCCGACGGCATGAAGCCGGAGGCCGCGGTGGCGGTGCTGATGCCGCTGACGAGCGTGGCGATGGTCGTCTCCACGATCCTCGGCGGGTACCTGTCGGACCGGTTCGACCGCCGCAAGCTCTTCGTCGGCGCCTCCGCGCTGCTGTCGGCCGTCGCGCTCGTCATCCCGGCCGTGTCGACCAGCTGGACGGCGATGCTGTGCTTCGCCGCGGTCAACGGGCTGGCGTTCGGGTGCTACATGGCGGTGGACACCGCCCTGGTGACCATGGTGCTGCCCAAGGCCGAGGACGCCGCCCGCGACATGGGCGTGCTCAACATCGCCAACGCCGGGCCGCAGATCATCGCGCCGTTCGTCGCCTCGGTGATCGTCTCGTTCAGCGGCGGGTACACCGCGCTGTTCGCCGTCGCGGCCGTGCTGGCCGTGGCGGGAGCCCTGGCCGTGAAGCCGATCCGCAGCGTGCGCTGACGTACCGCGTACCGCGTACCGCGCACCGCGTACCGACGCGCTGACGTACCGGCCGGCGCTCCGCACCGGCGACCCGCACCTTCCACCCCTCGACCGACATCCACCACCGAGAAAGGCACACCGTGCACCTGCACACCCAGACCTGGGGCGAGGGCGACCGCGTCGCCCTGCTGATCCACGGCATCATGGCCGACCACCGGACCTGGCGCCGGGTCGGCCCCGCCCTCGCCGACC is a window encoding:
- a CDS encoding MFS transporter; the protein is MALSSPGADSAAATTGASPEPDTAPAGGAGPGPARRGLLPLLLLGNSAMYALYIGVAGVLLALQVEDIDPANKVANFGLIAGVSAIFATVFNPVAGALSDRSGRRNPWILGGGLAAVPAMFLLGLADTILLITIAWCLGQAVMNVYQAAITSVVPDRVPLDARGKASAAVGLGLPFGSTLGALIGAAFSEDYRTGYLVFGALVAGAAVLFTACGREQRLPARAPMPVREQFAAFTSALRDHDFRWAFIGRALLVLGYFAVSGYQLYILQDHTVLPDGMKPEAAVAVLMPLTSVAMVVSTILGGYLSDRFDRRKLFVGASALLSAVALVIPAVSTSWTAMLCFAAVNGLAFGCYMAVDTALVTMVLPKAEDAARDMGVLNIANAGPQIIAPFVASVIVSFSGGYTALFAVAAVLAVAGALAVKPIRSVR